The segment tatatatttagaattattctatttcttttataaaaaaaaaaagtcataagTTTCGTCTGAACTCTCAAATCCTCACTTAGCTTCGCCaccaatattttttctttgtttaatgTCAACAGGTTGAAGAATGAGAGTCATGTGTATGCTGAAGATGATGCAAGGTTCATTCATGGGCATGGATTGGGATTTAGAAATTGAGTTTCTGATGGGGGGAACTGTACAGCCAAATGTTTGGGAAACAAAggaatatgaattgttgaaaCATTAATGTTTTCTTAATGATATTTGTTATTTAGTAGCTTTTGATTTGGTCAGCAGTATAGGCTTAGGCTGCTCTTCTGATTGTCCAATCACTATATATTTACTATTTCATGTAATGGCaagatttgaaaagaaaaagaatcaattTCCATCACATtgtcttctttttgttgtgtttaaTTACTCCCAAGAACCCCTACACCCCTtcacaatttattaatttattctatCTCTTCcatataaattgaatatttggagtttttttcattgttcaaagttcaagatcgatgcttgaatttttttttgtttgtcctTTCCTTTAATTAAGTTTGGTATTTTCTAGGAGCCTAATTGTACTATTTACAAAGTTGTATTTCTGAAAATTTCCATCACATTGtcttcttaaatattttttttttaataaatgtgcATTGCCCGAGTAAAATAAGGCTAAATGCCTTCTTAATAAATGTGTATTGTGTGAGAGTTAAGCATTAAAAGTGTCGCAAATCTATGGCACATTAATAAACAACATTAGCAAGGGCATGGAAAGGACTTCTACACTGTACTTGTCATGTGCGTGATGAAACAATGTAGTTTTGGCGACTAAGTGTTAGTGGGTGACATGAGACAAGGATGCTGGAGTGTTGGTTAAGAAGACTTGGCACAGTGGCAAGGCAGTAAAATGACTTGACGATGGCAAGAAGGTTGTTCGATGTGGGCATGAAGCTGACACAAACCAGggaataaaactaagtgttgaaCAAGGCTGAAATGTTCCAAGTATTGGGCAAGGAAATTTGGCTAGGCTGAAATGTTCCAAGTATTGGGCAAGGAAATTTGGCTAAGGCAAATGAAAACCATGTGTACGGCACATGGgttgttttattttgaaatttgaatgttGTATTGCTCCTACAACTATTAAGTTGTACTTGGTTAATTTTAAATGTAACAATTTTGCTAAGCCATGTGCAGGGCACATGAGCAATTGTAACTGTCAGCAACTGCCTATGTGTAGAGTGTTAAAACTGGCCAATAATCAAGTTTATCATGAACAGAGTAAGCATATTGAAGCGGACTGTCATTATGTTTGAGATTGTATTCAACATGGCTCTGTTGGTTTGTCATCACATTTCAACACAACGTCAACTTGTTCATGTGTTTATAAAGCTTTAGGTCCACATCGGTTTTAAACATAATAGTGTACTTGGTAGTAAGTTatagttttgaatttttaattatgaaGATTTTGGTGTAAAGTTTGTATCCTATAATAGGACTATTCTACGTATAGAGTTTGTGTTTGTAAACCACATAAGTTGTTCCTGTATATCTATGTTATTCAACCTGTATTATAAGGTTAGCCTAAAACGACAGAAACAGAATAAGATGAAACATAAAGTATACAAGAAGTAATCTGAGTCCACAGAAATTgttgtgtgtccttaagaaatttaatcccctcactgtactcgaggttatggattaatttctcccaagataaaacggattaaccctgttaaagaaatagcggtacctcaaatttctttaacttcagtGAACTTcagaacaacaacaagtcacacagactaaGTCGATCGACTTGATttgtttgagagaaaaaatttaTGCAGAGGAGGAAAAaattcagtgtttgaaaaaacgAAAagtgacttccttttatagccattttcagcatgaaacgtgtctgttcagagaaatttgttcagacccattttattcagaaagttgtgtcttttggaaaaaataacaacttttcagaaaaatgtgtctgttaggaacATAACGGCTTTTCGGAAAGTAACGACTCTTtgaaaagagtaacaactttttggAATGTTGccgttacccgcaaatttataagagataatattaacatgatttatttgatttaataaaaactgattaaataaattttgtccaaaaaattatcaatcaaGCCGAGCGatgacggcgcgagggggcatcttcttcttagctctttaagaagtaatgaaagtgtttccttatataaggacaacaagtttcctttcttttgccgatatgggagaaatgacttttcatttgcactttgcaaatgacttttcattttcgctccaaaatagttccctcacttttcatattctctcttttcttttcccattcacaatTGCTAAACCCAttaatcccccacatgaatggggaaggctattgttaaaacatatgcatgaaaaaacttgtgtgtcttgtagataaaggttaatcgcatctggataagtaggttcccctttaaactttccgtagtgaacatatatcggatatactcggtcaatcggtagatttgatgtctttgaaccgtcgagctttggtgtatacctagaaaaaatatgtcacacaatcaacccttgaactgttcttagttctcattattttgttcgtttcagccatgaacacatcttggataataagtgcttaaagaactggccttaccggattctccttgaagcggcttacacttcacacttacaaagtgtaacgacccgctaggtcgttttgagaactaggactagtttgactccttttaaaaatttaaagaggtatttttaaactattcgaaactaagaatatttagttgataaaaattttagtgaagaattaatctagttaatagttagtgggtcatatccataattcatttaatacctTTTTACTTGACCCATTAATTGATTTAGGGTAGTGGggttagtttatttattttacttaattaacattagaAGGGCAGAAAACAAAAGAGGtagaaactgattttttttttgggcagCGTAGATTACAGAACAAAGAGGAACGAAGTAAAGTATTGAAGGTAAAAGTTTTTCCTTAACCGATCTATATTCTGCATAAGCATGCATAGTGGTAAAAATTGTTGGCGTGAAGAATCTTTTGATATCGTATTGTTTGTCGTAACTTGTTATTAAAAGAGATATAACTTTAGTAAAATTATTAGATTGAATTGAATGGATGTTTAGTTATTAAGAATTCCTAATGATTTCCATATATAGgaatatttttaaagttgaaatttatatatagtcGTAGTTGcagatttgaaaaaaaaaaagagggtcGTTGGTCTATAATTTTCTCGtattcattattattagtatatttttttggtattaAAATGGTGGGGAGGGGAATGGAATCTTAAGCCAATCATTGGGAAATCATGCCAATGATTGGCAATTAAGAGAAtgccttaaaaaaaaaaggaaaaggaattGGCAGGTTGCAGGGAATTGACGTTTaggaagaacaaaaaaaaagaaaaaaaaggagaaggtCACGTTGGAGCAGTGATttgttgattattattttatacatatataaaactaagatattagtttgatatattgagataggtaattaattattaggtgtatattatataatttaacattGAATTCAAGGGTATTGGGAGATGTTAAAGTTAAGTTCTTGGCTTGaatttagcaagtatgaaaaaTTGGGCAtaccaatatatatcaagattgGGAGTTTGGTTAGAAATATGAGTGAGTTTAGCGTCTATGATAgacataataatttgaatgtctacaaaaatttgcttacttatgaatattgcataattggtagattgggaacgttccGAAACTTTGCGAAAAGGGAAGGAATTATCTTGAAGATTCGTGGCACGAGGTTCGACtcttaaggtatgttaagacttttagacttgttgaaagacgttttcctaattaaagattaaatgaaaatagacaaagCGGTAAGGGAgaaagatgggggtctcgtatcaatggtgtgacgggcattggtacaattaccggtgttataaaacggAAAATTTCTACTATAGAATGTgaattgtaatttgagaatgccaagcatatgggcattaggtgatatattattgacttgaaatccttgtgtgattgtgttttctttattacacttgtatagttgtgataatcgAGGTGGTTATGTAGTATGTCGATATTTGACTGATTCGggtgcatcatcatcccctttatcgaaataatattgtgtacatgcattgacatgagattgagtataagttgggcacgtggagatcgtccgtgctggggacggtgagatgttaagattgtaatttgggcacgtggagaccgtccgtgcgaaaattgtttgatattatgatagtgcgttgagatcgtccgcacagacacgtggagatcgtccgtgtcggtatatggacctcgcgagtcctcCATGGGTCATGagctctcgatgtatttccgaggagtatcatgtatatacggttgagtgagtactgggtattctgaNNNNNNNNNNNNNNNNNNNNNNNNNNNNNNNNNNNNNNNNNNNNNNNNNNNNNNNNNNNNNNNNNNNNNNNNNNNNNNNNNNNNNNNNNNNNNNNNNNNNNNNNNNNNNNNNNNNNNNNNNNNNNNNNNNNNNNNNNNNNNNNNNNNNNNNNNNNNNNNNNNNNNNNNNNNNNNNNNNNNNNNNNNNNNNNNNNNNNNNNNNNNNNNNNNNNNNNNNNNNNNNNNNNNNNNNNNNNNNNNNNNNNNNNNNNNNNNNNNNNNNNNNNNNNNNNNNNNNNNNNNNNNNNNNNNNNNNNNNNNNNNNNNNNNNNNNNNNNNNNNNNNNNNNNNNNNNNNNNNNNNNNNNNNNNNNNNNNNNNNNNNNNNNNNNNNNNNNNNNNNNNNNNNNNNNNNNNNNNNNNNNNNNNNNNNNNNNNNNNNNNNNNNNNNNNNNNNNNNNNNNNNNNNNNNNNNNNNNNNNNNNNNNNNNNNNNNNNNNNNNNNNNNNNNNNNNNNNNNNNNNNNNNNNNNNNNNNNNNNNNNNNNNNNNNNNNNNNNNNNNNNNNNNNNNNNNNNNNNNNNNNNNNNNNNNNNNNNNNNNNNNNNNNNNNNNNNNNNNNNNNNNNNNNNNNNNNNNNNNNNNNNNNNNNNNNNNNNNNNNNNNNNNNNNNNNNNNNNNNNNNNNNNNNNNNNNNNNNNNNNNNNNNNNNNNNNNNNNNNNNNNNNNNNNNNNNNNNNNNNNNNNNNNNNNNNNNNNNNNNNNNNNNNNNNNNNNNNNNNNNNNNNNNNNNNNNNNNNNNNNNNNNNNNNNNNNNNNNNNNNNNNNNNNNNNNNNNNNNNNNNNNNNNNNNNNNNNNNNNNNNNNNNNNNNNNNNNNNNNNNNNNNNNNNNNNNNNNNNNNNNNNNNNNNNNNNNNNNNNNNNNNNNNNNNNNNNNNNNNNNNNNNNNNNNNNNNNNNNNNNNNNNNNNNNNNNNNNNNNNNNNNNNNNNNNNNNNNNNNNNNNNNNNNNNNNNNNNNNNNNNNNNNNNNNNNNNNNNNNNNNNNNNNNNNNNNNNNNNNNNNNNNNNNNNNNNNNNNNNNNNNNNNNNNNNNNNNNNNNNNNNNNNNNNNNNNNNNNNNNNNNNNNNNNNNNNNNNNNNNNNNNNNNNNNNNNNNNNNNNNNNNNNNNNNNNNNNNNNNNNNNNNNNNNNNNNNNNNNNNNNNNNNNNNNNNNNNNNNNNNNNNNNNNNNNNNNNNNNNNNNNNNNNNNNNNNNNNNNNNNNNNNNNNNNNNNNNNNNNNNNNNNNNNNNNNNNNNNNNNNNNNNNNNNNNNNNNNNNNNNNNNNNNNNNNNNNNNNNNNNNNNNNNNNNNNNNNNNNNNNNNNNNNNNNNNNNNNNNNNNNNNNNNNNNNNNNNNNNNNNNNNNNNNNNNNNNNNNNNNNNNNNNNNNNNNNNNNNNNNNNNNNNNNNNNNNNNNNNNNNNNNNNNNNNNNNNNNNNNNNNNNNNNNNNNNNNNNNNNNNNNNNNNNNNNNNNNNNNNNNNNNNNNNNNNNNNNNNNNNNNNNNNNNNNNNNNNNNNNNNNNNNNNNNNNNNNNNNNNNNNNNNNNNNNNNNNNNNNNNNNNNNNNNNNNNNNNNNNNNNNNNNNNNNNNNNNNNNNNNNNNNNNNNNNNNNNNNNNNNNNNNNNNNNNNNNNNNNNNNNNNNNNNNNNNNNNNNNNNNNNNNNNNNNNNNNNNNNNNNNNNNNNNNNNNNNNNNNNNNNNNgttagttaagtttgttaaaatatgttggttggcttacctattggttgggaatataggtgccatcacgactcatgatttttgggtcgtgacaaatttggtatcagagccttaggttcatcggtctcaagagtacaagagcaatgtctagtagagtcttgcggatcgGTATGAAGACGTCCAtacctatcttcgagaggctataagacaTTTTGGAAATATTctgttcttttattcattatcgTGCACACTTGACCTTGtagaaattctaatcttgatatCTCATTGTCTCTCAGATGGCGAGGAATCGTACATCGGCAAGTGGTGGTCAGGATCCTATTCCTGCGCCTGCTTCTGGGAACACTATCCGAGGTAGAGGTAGGGGACGAGCTCGAGGTCGGGGTAGGGGCCGTATTGCAGCACCTGTGGATGGTCAAGTACCAATAGCTACCCAGGGTCGCGATAGGACCGTACCTCCTGATGCAGAGGTTATTCATGGGGATGTTGATGGTGTCGAGGGGGAGGGGCTAGCTCAGGCTCCACCCAGTACTATTGTCCCCCAGTGCTTCAAGATACCTTGGCTCGTATGTTAGGAATCCTAGAGGGGATGGCCCAGGCAGGAGCTTTGCCTGTCACTTCTGATGGCTCACAGACCCGTGTTGGAGGTCAAACTCCAGATCCGATAGTTGCTCCAGATTCTCAGACTCCCAGGACTCAGCCAGCTGCCGCTGTAGCTCCTCGTTTGGATAGTATGGAGTTTCCAGATATGACATCACATTTGGTGAACAGGCCTTCTATGACTATTGATGAGCAAAAGATGTTTGGGAGGTTCAGactaatgaatcctcctacttataCTGGTGACTTAGCTGAGGATGCATATGAGTTTATAGTTAGTTGTCATGAGAGGTTGCATAATCTTGGATTAGTGGAGTCTCATGGAGTTGACTACACAGCGTTTCAGATGACTGGCTCTGCTAAGCAGTGGTGGAGGGATTATATTAGTAGTAGGCCAGCTGGATCTCATCCACTATCCTGGACTGAGTTTACTCAGGTATTTCTATCCAAATTTGTTCCACGCAGTGAGAGGGAGCGCAAGAGGGCCGAGTTTGAGGGTTTGCAGCAAAATGGTATGTCAGTTGCAGAGTATGAGGGTAAATTTCATGCCTTGGCTAGGCATGCTTCGATGATACTTCCCACAGAGGCTGAGAGAGTGAGGAGGTTTGTTAAGGGGCTGATTATTCCAATTCGTCTAGGAGTTTCTCAGGTTGCTGCTTCTGGTGTTCCATTCCAGAAAGTGGTAGATGCTGCTAAGGAGTTGGAGATGATTCGACGTGAGGGATTTGAGCAGCGAGAGGGCAAGAGGACTCGTTATTCAGGTGATTATGGTGGTGCTCCGCCTAGGAGTCGGGGTTACTTGGGCAGAGGTTATCACCCTCAGTCCAGCAGACCCATTCATGCTGCTATACCAGCGTCTGAGGCTGGTTACGCTGGGCATAACTCTTCGAGCTCGGTACATACTTCGCAGGGTTCATCTTCTAGACCTGTAGTTCGTGGAGGGCATTCTGGTCATTCAGGTTCCTCTCATCAGCCTGCGTCTCGTAGGGGTTGCTTTGAGTGTGGTGATATGGGACACTTTGTGAGAGACTGCCCTAGGACCAGACGTGGTGGCTTACATCAGGGTTCTCAGGCTTCGACTTCCAGGGCTGCACAACCTCCAGCTAGGGGTGGTGCACAGAATGGTAGAGGTGGTTCTCATTCAGGTAGAGGTGGTTCTCCTTCTGGTCGAGGTGGTGGTCGTGGAGGTTCACAATCTGATGGAGGTCGTTCTCACTGTTATGCTTTTCCAGGTAGGCCAGAGGCTGAAGcctcagatgctgttatcacaggtattaTTCCGGTTTGTCATCGACCAGctactgtattatttgatccaggctctacttattcttatgtgtccACATATTTTGCTCCTAGTCTGGATATATT is part of the Solanum pennellii chromosome 8, SPENNV200 genome and harbors:
- the LOC107027711 gene encoding uncharacterized protein LOC107027711; protein product: MLGILEGMAQAGALPVTSDGSQTRVGGQTPDPIVAPDSQTPRTQPAAAVAPRLDSMEFPDMTSHLVNRPSMTIDEQKMFGRFRLMNPPTYTGDLAEDAYEFIVSCHERLHNLGLVESHGVDYTAFQMTGSAKQWWRDYISSRPAGSHPLSWTEFTQVFLSKFVPRSERERKRAEFEGLQQNGMSVAEYEGKFHALARHASMILPTEAERVRRFVKGLIIPIRLGVSQVAASGVPFQKVVDAAKELEMIRREGFEQREGKRTRYSGDYGGAPPRSRGYLGRGYHPQSSRPIHAAIPASEAGYAGHNSSSSVHTSQGSSSRPVVRGGHSGHSGSSHQPASRRGCFECGDMGHFVRDCPRTRRGGLHQGSQASTSRAAQPPARGGAQNGRGGSHSGRGGSPSGRGGGRGGSQSDGGRSHCYAFPGRPEAEASDAVITGIIPVCHRPATVLFDPGSTYSYVSTYFAPSLDILCESLDLSIRISTPVGDSVVVDQVYRLCTVTLMGYDTHADLKTITLAMPGIPIVEWRSTLSHPSKGVISFLKARQLVQRGCLAYLAHIRDTSMETPMLESIPLVSGFSEVFPTDLPGLPRDRDIDFCIDVEPDTRPISIPPYRYYRRLVRVSHPLHLH